A single Acidobacteriota bacterium DNA region contains:
- a CDS encoding DNA-3-methyladenine glycosylase 2 family protein, translated as MPRTPRNRIAADKGGSPDARQAHASDSATFLIHPVLPFRLDLTVWALRRRPGNLIDQWDGETYRRVLIVDEMPFEITVAQNVNRSRAVRVTIHGKISDSRTKKAIRQAVENAFGMRVDLSSFYRFCARDSRLAPLVRRFEGLKPPRFFSVFDGLINGIACQQLSLSLGIQLLNRLAQNFGRPAPGGDPLAYTFPRPCDLAHCHPMELRRLGFNFRKARAIIEISQAIVEGKLNLEKCASLSDQEALQQLMELHGIGRWTAEYTLLRGMGRWHIFPEGDQGARNGLKRWLHLHGAFDTKREQRVLAAWEPFGGLIYFHMLMKGLDEAGHLALDP; from the coding sequence ATGCCACGGACGCCAAGAAATCGAATTGCCGCCGATAAGGGCGGCAGCCCCGATGCCCGGCAAGCGCATGCGTCAGACTCCGCAACTTTTCTTATTCATCCGGTGCTCCCTTTTCGCCTCGATCTCACGGTGTGGGCATTAAGGCGCCGTCCAGGGAACCTTATCGATCAATGGGATGGCGAAACATACCGCCGTGTCTTGATCGTTGATGAAATGCCATTCGAAATCACCGTTGCTCAAAACGTAAACCGCAGCCGCGCAGTTCGAGTCACAATTCACGGAAAGATCTCCGACAGCAGGACTAAAAAAGCAATCAGGCAGGCAGTAGAAAACGCATTTGGAATGCGTGTGGATTTGAGCAGTTTTTACCGTTTTTGTGCACGGGACAGCCGGCTGGCGCCGCTGGTAAGGCGCTTTGAGGGCCTGAAACCACCTCGGTTCTTCTCCGTTTTTGATGGGCTCATCAATGGGATTGCCTGCCAGCAACTCAGCCTGTCCCTGGGCATCCAACTGCTCAACCGGCTGGCACAGAACTTTGGCCGTCCTGCGCCTGGAGGGGACCCGTTGGCCTATACGTTTCCCCGGCCATGCGATCTGGCCCACTGTCACCCGATGGAATTGAGAAGGCTCGGCTTCAATTTCCGGAAAGCACGCGCCATTATTGAAATCAGCCAAGCCATTGTCGAAGGGAAACTTAATCTCGAGAAGTGTGCAAGCTTAAGTGACCAGGAAGCCCTTCAGCAACTGATGGAACTTCACGGGATCGGCCGCTGGACCGCGGAGTATACCCTTTTGCGAGGCATGGGGCGCTGGCATATCTTTCCGGAAGGTGACCAGGGAGCCCGCAACGGCTTGAAGCGCTGGCTCCATTTACACGGGGCGTTCGACACCAAACGAGAACAGCGCGTCCTTGCAGCATGGGAACCTTTTGGCGGCCTTATCTATTTCCATATGTTGATGAAGGGCCTGGATGAAGCGGGACATCTGGCCCTCGATCCTTGA